Within the Salinimonas marina genome, the region TAGTGCCATTGTTCTAACATCACCTGCGCCAGTTCCAGCACATCCAGGTAACGATCAAATTGCTTCAGGCCCGGCAAAATCAGCAGGGTAGTAGCGATGTCTGGCGTATTATCCAGACGCTGACACTCCGCATGCAGGGCCAGCATGATATCTTCTGCCTGATAAGCAGCATTGACGGCATAATGGATGGTTTCCGGCGAACGTACAAAGCGTGCGAAGGGGCAAAAGTTATGGCCTATCACCACCTGATCAATCCATTGACGGGTCGCCTGAATATACTCTTCGGTGTTACGTTGTAAGGATTTCATGAGTGAAATTTCACGTAGGCTTCCAGGGTATTTTCTATCAGGCTGGCCACCGTTAACGGGCCGACACCACCTGGCACCGGGGTGATCCAGCCAGCATGCTCTTTAGCTTTGTCAAACTCCACATCGCCGACCAGCGAGCCATCTGCCATGCGGTTAATGCCCACATCGATAACAATGGCATTAGGTTTGATCCAGTCGCCCGGGATAAAGTTTGATTTACCCACCGCCACGACTAATAAATCGGCGCGTCCCACATGAGCTTTTAAATCTTTGGTGAATTTGTGGCAGGTGGTGACCGTACAACCTGCCAGCAGCAGCTCCAGGCCCATCGGGCGGCCAACAATATTAGATGCGCCGACAATAACGGCATTTAACCCTTTGACCGGTCGCTTGGTCGACTCAATCATGGTCATGATGCCCTTTGGCGTGCACGGGCGCAGGGCAGGGATGCGCTGGGCCAGTCGTCCGATGTTGTAAGGGTGAAAACCATCGACGTCTTTGTGCGGGTCAATTCGCTCTAACACTTCTTCGGCATGTAAACCGGCCGGTAACGGCAATTGCACCAGGATGCCGTCTATTTCACGGTCTTCATTAAGCTCATCGACTAACGCCAGCAGCGTGCTTTGATCAGTATCCGCAGGCAGGTCATACGAGCGGG harbors:
- a CDS encoding DUF1415 domain-containing protein: MKSLQRNTEEYIQATRQWIDQVVIGHNFCPFARFVRSPETIHYAVNAAYQAEDIMLALHAECQRLDNTPDIATTLLILPGLKQFDRYLDVLELAQVMLEQWHYEGVYQLASFHPHYQFEGEAADAPSNYTNRSPYPVLHLLRETDITRVMADYEDPHSIFENNMAETEKQGCAHFEQLLQQCKKPR
- the folD gene encoding bifunctional methylenetetrahydrofolate dehydrogenase/methenyltetrahydrofolate cyclohydrolase FolD, with protein sequence MTAHLIDGKLIAKQVRQHVASYVESLKSSGKRAPGLAVVLVGSDSASQVYVANKRKACDEVGFVSRSYDLPADTDQSTLLALVDELNEDREIDGILVQLPLPAGLHAEEVLERIDPHKDVDGFHPYNIGRLAQRIPALRPCTPKGIMTMIESTKRPVKGLNAVIVGASNIVGRPMGLELLLAGCTVTTCHKFTKDLKAHVGRADLLVVAVGKSNFIPGDWIKPNAIVIDVGINRMADGSLVGDVEFDKAKEHAGWITPVPGGVGPLTVASLIENTLEAYVKFHS